Proteins encoded within one genomic window of Cytophagales bacterium:
- a CDS encoding membrane-binding protein has translation MKFVAAKIFLWALISAVCLFTSCVVQNEKPTFENPIDLVMSVPDTMVNKSIMVYDPERSMWTLAGLPYSGYAVAYYPDQSLKELFGVLDGKKQNKYVQWFPDGHLKHVADYHLGKLHGKKKLWTQDSNHVLIAHFSYYQGKPHGEQKKWYPTGELSTVLNLNMGKEEGLQQAFRQNGVLYANYEARGGRIFGLKNTSLCYGLEEEQMPIPED, from the coding sequence ATGAAGTTTGTTGCGGCGAAAATATTTCTTTGGGCACTTATATCGGCTGTTTGTCTTTTCACAAGCTGTGTGGTGCAAAATGAAAAGCCAACGTTTGAAAACCCTATTGATCTGGTGATGAGTGTGCCTGATACAATGGTCAATAAGTCAATAATGGTCTATGACCCTGAACGCTCGATGTGGACCTTAGCAGGTTTGCCCTATTCAGGATATGCAGTGGCCTATTACCCGGATCAAAGTCTCAAGGAATTGTTTGGCGTCCTTGATGGGAAAAAGCAAAATAAATATGTGCAATGGTTTCCAGATGGACACCTTAAGCATGTTGCTGACTACCATTTAGGAAAATTGCATGGGAAGAAAAAGTTGTGGACGCAAGATTCAAACCATGTGCTGATCGCTCACTTCAGCTACTATCAAGGTAAACCACATGGAGAGCAAAAGAAATGGTATCCTACGGGGGAGTTATCTACGGTGCTCAACTTGAACATGGGGAAGGAGGAAGGTTTGCAGCAGGCATTCAGGCAAAATGGAGTACTGTATGCAAATTATGAGGCTAGGGGAGGAAGAATTTTTGGATTGAAAAATACGTCCCTGTGCTATGGATTAGAAGAAGAACAGATGCCGATTCCTGAAGATTAA
- a CDS encoding histidine kinase: MNLKHFPFLLLLVSLLLTSCSEEPVYKEGETVFIVADEPYYSSKVLNDRYWIDNLRLVFGGKVFWSRTRIDLLETPKPFQPYGIKLEVYGEYEVFWDGVQIGKNGNPGLEDVMEPEGKLWATFSIPTHLTEKGEHVLAIRSSLYHFGNHVQLRHIEIDDYDALLTDQLIKTSYLHIFAGAFLITSFYFIFLFMSNRKEYTMLVFSVSCFLFFALTITEFMRTTVPIHYSLHHVRFEIIGALMFGISFMIPLFFSMQFPYPKRVWALIIYAIILSTLFYSKHDYFDLAPNYMVVSTWAFSSLIVLHAVYKREKGARIVLLSLLISIILSSLVPFDTSIYIVFSLLLLSMFYLLSLKIKEQRLAYEYSLVQSTRLRLELLKKNIQPHFLMNTLTSLIDWVEEAPKKGVMFIEALAREFDLFNQIEDQTLIPIEQEIALCRSHLEIMAYRKEINYTWEQEGIDPEQKVPPAIFHTLLENGITHSLPKENNEIHFKLIYSSNEAFRQYQFLTFGKSLRKAQEVNTDGTGHKYIKARMTESFQSHWEFTSVPTDHGWRNVIKIYLK, from the coding sequence ATGAACTTGAAACATTTTCCATTTTTACTGCTTCTGGTGAGCTTGTTGCTGACTTCTTGTTCTGAGGAGCCTGTTTACAAGGAAGGTGAAACGGTGTTTATCGTAGCAGACGAGCCGTATTATAGTTCCAAAGTCCTGAATGACCGGTACTGGATAGATAACCTGAGGCTTGTTTTTGGAGGCAAAGTCTTCTGGTCCAGAACCAGGATTGATCTCCTGGAAACTCCTAAACCTTTTCAACCTTACGGAATCAAACTTGAAGTATATGGTGAGTATGAGGTCTTTTGGGATGGGGTACAGATCGGGAAAAATGGTAATCCCGGACTTGAAGATGTCATGGAACCTGAAGGGAAACTTTGGGCAACATTTAGTATCCCTACACACCTCACCGAAAAAGGAGAGCATGTATTGGCCATCAGGTCCAGTCTTTATCATTTTGGCAATCATGTTCAACTAAGGCATATTGAAATTGATGATTACGATGCGCTACTGACTGACCAGCTAATTAAGACATCTTATCTGCACATTTTCGCGGGTGCTTTTTTGATTACTTCGTTCTATTTCATCTTCCTTTTTATGAGCAATAGAAAGGAGTACACCATGCTGGTATTTAGCGTGAGTTGCTTCCTGTTTTTTGCGCTTACGATCACCGAGTTCATGCGTACAACTGTACCTATTCATTACAGCCTTCATCATGTCCGGTTCGAAATCATTGGTGCGCTGATGTTCGGGATCTCCTTTATGATCCCTTTGTTCTTTTCGATGCAATTCCCTTATCCCAAACGGGTATGGGCCCTGATCATCTATGCCATCATTCTTTCTACTTTGTTCTATTCCAAACACGATTACTTTGACCTGGCTCCCAACTATATGGTGGTGAGTACCTGGGCTTTTTCTTCACTGATCGTGTTGCATGCGGTATACAAAAGAGAAAAAGGAGCGCGCATCGTTCTCCTTAGTTTGTTGATCAGCATCATTCTTTCCTCGCTGGTACCTTTCGATACCAGTATCTATATCGTATTCAGTTTGTTGCTGTTGAGCATGTTTTATCTGCTCTCGCTGAAGATCAAAGAACAACGATTGGCCTACGAATATTCATTGGTTCAGTCTACGCGGCTCAGGTTAGAATTATTGAAAAAGAACATTCAGCCGCACTTCCTGATGAACACACTCACCTCCTTGATAGATTGGGTGGAAGAAGCTCCTAAAAAAGGAGTAATGTTCATTGAAGCGCTGGCCAGGGAATTTGATCTGTTCAATCAAATTGAAGACCAGACTTTGATCCCGATTGAGCAGGAAATTGCCCTTTGTCGGTCCCATTTGGAAATTATGGCGTATCGAAAGGAAATCAATTATACCTGGGAACAAGAGGGTATTGATCCAGAGCAAAAAGTACCTCCGGCAATCTTTCATACGTTGTTGGAAAATGGCATTACTCACAGTCTGCCGAAAGAGAATAACGAGATCCATTTCAAGCTCATCTATTCATCCAATGAGGCGTTCAGGCAATATCAATTCCTGACTTTTGGAAAAAGCTTAAGGAAGGCACAGGAAGTAAATACCGACGGGACAGGACATAAATACATCAAAGCCAGAATGACGGAAAGCTTCCAATCGCATTGGGAATTCACCTCAGTACCAACTGATCATGGGTGGAGGAATGTCATTAAAATTTATTTGAAATGA
- a CDS encoding LytTR family DNA-binding domain-containing protein — protein MNILIVEDEARIAKRIQRMVHDILGQDLQSIRHIYTLQEALHAIENNAPDLLLLDLNLNGDNGFDLLTTAVSKSFHTVIISAYKDQAITAFEYGVLDFVPKPFNQERLEQALDRVLSKTSTTKQATKYLAVKKRHKVALIPIEQIVYIKGAGAYSELILIDGQKELHDKSLDKLDQLLTESFQRIHKSYLVKLSEIKGIQVSSGSKYMAELKNGEQIPIGRTRYKELKEKWV, from the coding sequence ATGAACATCCTCATTGTAGAAGACGAAGCCCGGATTGCGAAACGGATTCAGCGCATGGTCCATGACATTCTTGGCCAGGACCTACAGTCCATTCGACATATTTATACACTTCAAGAAGCGCTTCACGCCATTGAAAACAATGCTCCTGACCTCTTATTACTGGACTTGAATTTGAATGGAGACAATGGGTTTGACTTATTGACAACAGCTGTTTCCAAGTCCTTTCACACCGTCATCATTTCAGCCTACAAAGACCAGGCTATCACCGCTTTTGAATATGGTGTTTTGGATTTTGTACCCAAACCCTTTAATCAGGAACGGCTGGAGCAAGCATTGGATCGAGTGCTATCCAAAACAAGTACCACCAAACAAGCAACCAAATACCTGGCCGTCAAGAAACGTCACAAGGTAGCACTGATCCCGATTGAACAAATCGTTTACATCAAAGGAGCAGGTGCTTATTCCGAATTAATATTAATCGATGGCCAGAAAGAGTTACACGACAAATCCTTAGACAAGTTGGATCAGTTACTAACTGAATCATTCCAACGCATCCACAAATCCTATCTGGTCAAGCTATCCGAGATCAAAGGCATCCAGGTGTCCTCCGGCAGTAAGTACATGGCCGAACTCAAAAACGGAGAACAAATCCCAATTGGCCGGACAAGGTATAAGGAGCTGAAGGAGAAGTGGGTCTGA